The Pseudomonas triclosanedens genome has a window encoding:
- a CDS encoding TetR/AcrR family transcriptional regulator → MDTLNPVQRRIHQAALRLFAEKGANQVNISDLAQEAGVARGTIYNNLQSIDDLFQHVASHLANEMHQRVVKSFGATSDPALRLANGMRFFIRRAHEEPHWGAFINRFSMSDESLRGMWYGPPTADLLSGLASGRYNFREEQLTSAISMIAGSVLGAMFLVLEGHRTWRQAGSDAAELTLRALGIAPEEARSLSTGELPALPLPD, encoded by the coding sequence ATGGATACCCTCAACCCCGTACAACGCCGCATCCACCAGGCCGCGCTGCGCCTGTTCGCCGAGAAAGGGGCCAATCAGGTGAATATCAGCGACCTGGCGCAAGAAGCCGGCGTCGCCCGGGGCACCATCTACAACAACCTGCAATCGATCGACGATCTCTTCCAGCATGTGGCCAGCCATCTCGCCAACGAGATGCACCAGCGCGTGGTGAAGAGCTTCGGCGCGACTTCCGACCCGGCGCTGCGCCTGGCCAACGGCATGCGCTTCTTCATTCGCCGCGCCCACGAAGAGCCGCACTGGGGAGCGTTCATCAACCGCTTCTCGATGAGCGACGAGTCGCTGCGCGGCATGTGGTACGGCCCGCCGACCGCCGACCTGCTCAGCGGTCTGGCCAGCGGGCGCTACAACTTCCGCGAGGAGCAACTGACCTCGGCCATTTCGATGATCGCCGGTTCCGTGCTCGGCGCCATGTTCCTGGTTCTGGAGGGTCACCGTACCTGGCGCCAGGCTGGCAGCGACGCGGCGGAACTGACCCTGCGCGCGCTTGGCATCGCGCCGGAGGAAGCACGCAGCCTGTCCACTGGCGAACTGCCGGCGCTACCGCTGCCGGACTGA
- a CDS encoding VOC family protein, protein MSRHATLATPQPSRHPQPTVKARALAHLIFQRPDLAEAERFLGDFGLNLARRDADCLYLRGTGPAPYCYRVERGEQARFVGFGLCVATRDDLQRLARLPGATPIQPLTTPGGGERVSLRDPSGFVVEAIHGQQPAQELVHRPALPLNQVDDTPRINATQRPPVAPPEIIKLGHVVLEVADYQATCAWYTEHFGLIPSDVQVLPDGSPAVAFMRLDLGDAPADHHTLALAQGFMAAYSHSAYEVVDADAVGMGQRVLRERGWKHAWGMGRHILGSQIFDYWQDPWGDKHEHYCDGDLFTAERPTGLHAVSPEAMSQWGQRMPRSFTKPAMNLQKFRALLHNLRHSPDLTLRKLVTLARMFG, encoded by the coding sequence ATGAGCCGTCACGCCACTCTGGCCACGCCGCAGCCGAGCCGCCATCCGCAGCCGACGGTGAAGGCCCGCGCGCTGGCCCACCTGATATTTCAGCGGCCCGATCTCGCCGAGGCCGAACGCTTTCTCGGCGACTTCGGCCTGAACCTGGCCCGCCGCGATGCCGACTGTCTGTATCTGCGCGGCACCGGGCCGGCGCCGTACTGCTATCGGGTGGAACGGGGGGAACAGGCGCGCTTCGTCGGCTTCGGCCTTTGCGTGGCGACTCGCGACGACCTGCAACGCCTGGCCCGGCTGCCGGGGGCCACACCGATCCAGCCGTTGACCACTCCGGGGGGCGGCGAACGGGTGAGCCTGCGCGACCCGTCGGGATTCGTCGTCGAGGCGATCCACGGCCAGCAGCCGGCACAGGAGCTTGTGCATCGCCCGGCCCTGCCGCTGAACCAGGTGGACGACACCCCGCGGATCAACGCGACCCAGCGCCCGCCGGTGGCGCCGCCGGAGATCATCAAGCTCGGCCACGTGGTGCTCGAAGTGGCCGACTACCAGGCCACCTGCGCCTGGTACACCGAGCACTTCGGTCTCATACCCAGCGATGTCCAGGTGCTGCCCGACGGCTCCCCCGCGGTGGCTTTCATGCGCCTGGACCTGGGCGACGCCCCCGCCGACCACCACACCCTGGCTCTGGCTCAGGGCTTCATGGCCGCCTACAGCCACAGCGCCTACGAAGTGGTGGACGCCGACGCCGTGGGCATGGGCCAGCGGGTACTGCGCGAGCGCGGCTGGAAGCATGCCTGGGGCATGGGCCGGCACATCCTCGGCAGCCAGATCTTCGACTACTGGCAGGACCCGTGGGGTGACAAGCATGAGCACTACTGCGACGGCGACCTGTTCACCGCCGAACGCCCCACCGGCCTGCACGCGGTAAGCCCCGAGGCCATGTCGCAATGGGGCCAGCGCATGCCCCGGAGTTTCACCAAGCCGGCGATGAACCTGCAGAAGTTCCGCGCCCTGCTGCACAACCTGCGGCACAGCCCGGACCTCACGCTGCGCAAGCTGGTCACGCTGGCGAGGATGTTCGGCTAG
- a CDS encoding fumarylacetoacetate hydrolase family protein: MPVHVVRFEHQNETRWGVIRQGRITPLPGNFASTGDLIRQVRAEDLIDLRGDELAVESVKLLSPVTRDQQFVCQGANYRQHMIESGMDPDAKHFNMIFTKAQSCIVAADSDLIKPRQVRFLDYEIELGLVLRREITGKVTVNDANLHEFIAGVVIVNDYSARDIQIPQMQFYKGKSFRTFGPVGPYLCLLQKNDMRYLKDLQLRLTVNGEVRQNDSTANLVHGPAETLSELSGVQDFAAGDLIATGTPAGCALSIPSPAKQRIAALLPERVKWQAFLKAQAQRPQYLKAGDLVEASIRSADGAIDLGVQRNRVVEQA; the protein is encoded by the coding sequence ATGCCTGTCCACGTAGTCCGCTTCGAACACCAGAACGAAACCCGCTGGGGCGTTATCCGCCAGGGTCGCATCACGCCCCTGCCCGGCAACTTCGCCAGTACCGGGGACCTGATCCGCCAGGTGCGCGCCGAGGACCTGATCGACCTGCGCGGCGACGAGTTGGCGGTAGAGTCAGTGAAGCTGCTCTCGCCTGTCACCCGCGACCAACAGTTCGTCTGCCAGGGCGCGAATTACCGCCAGCACATGATCGAGTCCGGCATGGACCCGGACGCCAAGCACTTCAACATGATTTTCACCAAGGCGCAGAGCTGCATCGTGGCCGCCGACAGTGACCTGATCAAACCGCGCCAAGTGCGCTTCCTCGACTACGAGATCGAGCTGGGCCTGGTGCTGCGCCGGGAAATCACCGGCAAGGTCACGGTGAACGACGCCAACCTGCACGAGTTCATCGCCGGCGTGGTGATCGTCAACGACTACTCCGCCCGCGACATCCAGATACCGCAGATGCAGTTCTACAAGGGCAAGAGCTTCCGTACGTTCGGCCCGGTTGGCCCTTACCTGTGCCTGTTGCAGAAGAACGACATGCGCTACCTGAAGGACCTGCAACTGCGCCTGACGGTCAACGGCGAGGTGCGCCAGAACGACAGCACCGCCAACCTGGTGCATGGCCCGGCAGAAACCTTGAGCGAGCTGTCCGGCGTACAGGACTTCGCCGCCGGCGACCTGATCGCCACCGGCACCCCCGCCGGCTGCGCACTGTCGATCCCCTCGCCGGCCAAGCAGCGCATCGCTGCGCTGCTGCCCGAGCGCGTCAAGTGGCAAGCCTTCCTCAAGGCCCAGGCCCAGCGTCCGCAATACCTCAAGGCCGGCGACCTGGTCGAGGCAAGCATTCGCAGCGCTGACGGCGCCATCGACCTGGGCGTACAGCGCAACCGCGTGGTGGAGCAAGCCTGA
- a CDS encoding acyl-CoA synthetase, which yields MAVKTLADIHELESVPLARRELPASTYEALRRCAAQHGPATALSFFLEAREFRRTHDWSYAELFADITRAANAFHRLGIGPKDVVAFLLPNLPETHFVIWGGEAAGIVLAINPLLEATQIADLLRAADARVVVTLAPTPGTDLWPKLASQLDRLPGIRDVLWVSMAPYVGAVPALALRWMARRERKRHRELRIHDLQTLMRRESGERLSSGRVIRAEEPSSYFCTGGTTGLPKIAMRSHGSEVFNAWAMAANMQPRRPGQVIFCGLPLFHVNGQLVTGLMPWTHGDRVIIGTPQGYRGDGVIASFWAMVQHFGINFFSGVPTVYSALLQQPSAGHDLSSLQYALCGAAPMPVELFREFERVVGVRILEGYGLTEGACVSSSNPPDGERPIGSIGLRLAYQGMRAVILDEQGAYRRDADTDEVGVIAIHGPNVFLGYLDDSHNKGLWIDIEGRRWLNTGDLGRQDARGYFWLTGRKKELIIRGGHNIDPKQIEEALQAHPAVALVAAVGSPDPHAGEIPVAYVQLATGQRADSTDLLDFANQRISERAAVPKRIEILDALPVTPVGKIFKPALQQREIARVIRQEADNQGLADIAVEVVQDARRGMVAKVRAGTGRDALARALGRYSFAVDWHG from the coding sequence ATGGCCGTCAAGACCCTAGCCGACATCCACGAGCTGGAGAGCGTTCCGCTGGCCCGCCGCGAACTGCCCGCCAGCACCTACGAAGCTCTGCGCCGCTGCGCCGCGCAGCATGGTCCGGCGACCGCCTTGAGCTTCTTCCTCGAAGCCAGGGAATTCCGCCGTACACACGACTGGAGCTACGCCGAACTCTTCGCCGACATAACCCGCGCGGCCAATGCGTTCCACCGCCTGGGCATCGGCCCGAAGGATGTGGTCGCCTTCCTCCTGCCAAACCTGCCGGAAACGCACTTCGTCATCTGGGGCGGCGAGGCCGCCGGGATCGTCCTGGCGATCAACCCATTACTGGAGGCCACGCAGATCGCCGACCTGCTGCGCGCCGCCGACGCCCGCGTGGTAGTGACCCTGGCGCCGACGCCCGGCACCGACCTGTGGCCAAAGCTCGCCAGCCAGCTCGATCGCCTGCCCGGCATACGCGATGTGCTGTGGGTGAGCATGGCGCCCTACGTCGGTGCCGTGCCCGCCCTCGCGCTGCGCTGGATGGCCCGGCGCGAACGCAAGCGCCACCGCGAACTGCGCATCCACGACCTGCAGACGCTGATGCGGCGTGAAAGCGGCGAGCGCCTGAGCAGCGGGCGCGTCATCCGCGCGGAAGAGCCGTCGTCGTACTTCTGCACCGGCGGCACCACCGGCCTGCCGAAGATCGCCATGCGCAGCCACGGCTCGGAAGTCTTCAACGCCTGGGCGATGGCCGCCAACATGCAGCCACGCCGCCCCGGCCAGGTGATCTTCTGCGGCTTGCCGCTGTTCCACGTCAACGGCCAACTGGTCACCGGCCTGATGCCCTGGACCCACGGCGACAGGGTGATCATCGGCACGCCCCAGGGCTATCGCGGCGACGGCGTGATCGCCTCGTTCTGGGCGATGGTGCAGCACTTCGGCATCAACTTCTTCTCCGGTGTGCCGACCGTCTACTCGGCCCTGCTGCAACAGCCCAGCGCCGGCCACGACCTGTCCAGCCTGCAATATGCGCTGTGCGGCGCGGCACCCATGCCGGTTGAGCTGTTCCGCGAGTTCGAGCGGGTCGTCGGCGTGCGCATTCTGGAGGGTTACGGACTCACCGAAGGCGCCTGCGTCTCATCGAGCAACCCGCCGGACGGCGAACGGCCGATCGGTTCCATCGGCCTGCGCCTGGCCTACCAGGGCATGCGCGCGGTGATCCTCGACGAACAGGGTGCCTATCGCCGCGACGCCGACACCGATGAGGTCGGGGTAATCGCCATCCACGGGCCGAACGTGTTCCTCGGCTATCTCGACGACAGCCACAACAAGGGGCTGTGGATCGACATCGAAGGCCGCCGCTGGCTCAACACCGGCGACCTCGGCCGGCAGGATGCGCGGGGTTACTTCTGGCTGACCGGACGCAAGAAGGAACTGATCATTCGCGGTGGACACAACATCGATCCGAAGCAGATCGAGGAAGCGCTGCAGGCCCACCCGGCGGTGGCCCTGGTGGCCGCGGTGGGCAGTCCCGACCCGCACGCCGGCGAGATTCCCGTGGCCTACGTCCAGCTCGCCACCGGCCAGCGCGCCGACAGCACCGACCTGCTGGATTTCGCCAACCAGCGAATCAGCGAGCGAGCCGCAGTGCCCAAGCGCATCGAGATTCTCGACGCGCTTCCGGTGACGCCGGTGGGCAAGATCTTCAAGCCGGCGCTGCAGCAGCGCGAGATCGCCCGGGTGATCCGCCAGGAGGCCGACAACCAGGGGCTCGCCGATATCGCCGTGGAGGTGGTGCAGGACGCACGGCGCGGCATGGTGGCCAAAGTCCGCGCCGGCACCGGGCGCGATGCCCTGGCCCGCGCGCTGGGCCGCTACAGCTTCGCGGTGGACTGGCACGGCTGA
- a CDS encoding MBL fold metallo-hydrolase — translation MRNRFSPALALLLVLILPGCERVQDAALDAMARDRSDQSLLQSGNGLRVILCGTGSPQVNATRGQACTLVAAGGRLFLFDAGENAMRNLETSHVPVQALSQVFITHWHSDHFNGLGALINHGWVDGRRTPFLVYGPPGVEAVVGGLAQAYGQDASFRSAHGLPSTSRQLAFAEPRRVEIAAGQESVRVYDEGGVTIDAYRVDHFPVDPAYGYVLRYQGKKLFISGDTRVSERYFEAMRDADLVVHEAINTHLIHEGAAALERTGQKTRAEQALHVLDYHADTLELARMAQRAGVRHLLLTHLIPAPDNFLARRLFVSGMADEYSGEITLGEDALDLSL, via the coding sequence ATGCGAAACCGATTCTCCCCTGCTCTCGCCCTGCTGCTCGTCCTGATCCTGCCCGGCTGCGAACGCGTGCAGGACGCGGCCCTGGATGCGATGGCACGCGACCGTAGCGACCAGTCCCTGCTGCAATCGGGCAACGGCCTGCGGGTGATCCTCTGCGGCACCGGGTCGCCCCAGGTCAACGCCACGCGCGGCCAGGCCTGCACACTGGTGGCCGCCGGCGGCCGGCTGTTCCTCTTCGATGCCGGCGAAAACGCCATGCGCAACCTGGAAACCAGCCACGTGCCGGTACAGGCGCTTTCCCAGGTATTCATCACCCACTGGCATTCCGACCATTTCAACGGCCTCGGCGCGCTGATCAACCACGGCTGGGTCGACGGCCGGCGGACGCCGTTCCTGGTCTACGGCCCGCCAGGCGTCGAGGCGGTCGTCGGCGGGCTGGCCCAGGCTTACGGGCAGGACGCCAGCTTCCGCAGCGCCCACGGCCTGCCGAGTACGTCGCGGCAACTGGCCTTCGCCGAACCGCGCCGGGTGGAGATCGCCGCCGGGCAGGAGTCGGTGCGGGTCTATGACGAGGGCGGCGTGACCATCGATGCTTACCGCGTCGACCACTTCCCGGTGGATCCGGCCTACGGCTATGTGCTGCGTTACCAGGGCAAGAAGCTGTTCATCAGCGGCGATACCCGCGTCAGCGAGCGCTACTTCGAGGCGATGCGCGACGCCGACCTGGTGGTGCACGAGGCGATCAACACCCACCTCATCCACGAAGGTGCCGCCGCCCTCGAACGCACGGGCCAGAAAACCCGCGCGGAGCAGGCGTTGCACGTACTCGACTACCACGCCGACACCCTGGAACTGGCGCGCATGGCCCAGCGTGCGGGCGTCCGCCACCTGCTGCTCACCCACCTGATTCCGGCCCCGGACAACTTCCTCGCCCGGCGACTTTTCGTCAGCGGCATGGCCGATGAGTATTCGGGCGAAATCACGCTCGGGGAGGACGCCCTCGACCTGAGCCTCTAG
- a CDS encoding DUF1302 domain-containing protein: MNRKSTALHLLALPAAIGLASYGDSAHAFTFSLGEIEGQFDSSLSVGASWAMRNADAELLHSHSSDDGKRNFREGDTFSKVFKGIHDLELKYGDSGAFVRGKYWYDFKLKDEHLHFKDIDDHGREEGAKSSGGEFLDAFLYHNYSIGELPGTVRLGKQVVSWGESTFIQGGINTINPIDVAAFRRPGSEIKEGLIPVNMFYVSQNFSEHLSAEAFYQLQWQKTVIDNCGTFFSTTDVMADGCDGLAAGPVINQNPLAVQALAPLGVNLTDEGIVIPRAKDREARDGGQWGTALRWFAPELDSEFAGYFINYHSRQPYLSVRSGPHAADLGFAPQLCGNLGVPGAMCGALMSGAAGQQLTPAYRLGSAEYFADYPEDIQLYGLSFSTSLPTGTTLAGEISYRPNMPVQINPVDLVTATLGIPALTPVYGDAPAPSNDTLLKGYRRKEVTQAQVTATHFFDQVMGADRLTVIGEIGVTHVGGLGGDDELRYGRSPVFGQGALYPDNSLCTGNSATPQYCNDSGFVTSTAWGYQARAIWEYANLIDGATVRPNLAWSHDVHGYAPEPGFNQGARAISVGIDGTYLNTYNMSLSYTNFFGGKYNVNTDRDFLALSLGVSF, from the coding sequence ATGAACCGCAAATCAACCGCCTTGCACCTGCTCGCGCTACCCGCCGCCATCGGCCTGGCCAGCTATGGCGACAGCGCGCACGCATTCACTTTCTCCCTCGGCGAGATCGAGGGCCAGTTCGACTCCAGCCTCTCGGTTGGCGCCAGTTGGGCCATGCGCAACGCCGATGCGGAGTTGCTGCACAGCCACAGTTCCGACGATGGCAAGCGCAACTTCCGCGAGGGCGACACCTTTTCCAAGGTGTTCAAGGGTATCCATGATCTGGAGCTGAAGTACGGCGACTCCGGCGCCTTCGTCCGTGGCAAGTACTGGTACGACTTCAAGCTCAAGGACGAGCACCTGCACTTCAAGGACATCGACGATCACGGCCGCGAGGAAGGCGCCAAGTCGTCCGGCGGCGAGTTCCTCGACGCCTTCCTCTACCACAACTACAGCATCGGCGAGCTGCCCGGCACGGTGCGCCTGGGCAAGCAGGTGGTGAGCTGGGGCGAGAGCACCTTCATCCAGGGCGGCATCAACACCATCAACCCTATCGACGTCGCCGCGTTCCGCCGCCCCGGCTCGGAGATCAAGGAAGGCTTGATCCCGGTGAACATGTTCTACGTCTCGCAGAACTTCAGCGAGCACCTGTCCGCCGAGGCGTTCTACCAGTTGCAGTGGCAGAAGACGGTGATCGACAACTGCGGCACCTTCTTCTCCACCACCGACGTGATGGCCGACGGCTGCGACGGCCTGGCCGCAGGCCCGGTGATCAACCAGAACCCGCTGGCGGTCCAGGCACTGGCGCCACTGGGCGTCAACCTGACCGACGAAGGCATCGTCATTCCCCGCGCCAAGGACCGCGAGGCCCGCGACGGCGGCCAGTGGGGCACCGCGCTGCGCTGGTTCGCCCCGGAGCTGGACAGCGAGTTCGCCGGCTACTTCATCAACTACCACAGCCGCCAGCCCTACCTCAGCGTGCGCAGCGGGCCGCATGCCGCCGACCTGGGCTTCGCTCCGCAACTGTGCGGCAACCTCGGCGTGCCGGGCGCCATGTGCGGTGCGTTGATGAGCGGCGCCGCCGGGCAGCAGTTGACCCCGGCTTACCGCCTGGGCAGCGCGGAGTACTTCGCCGACTACCCCGAAGACATCCAGCTCTACGGTCTGAGCTTCAGCACCAGCCTGCCGACCGGCACCACGCTGGCCGGCGAGATCAGCTATCGGCCGAACATGCCAGTGCAGATCAACCCGGTCGACCTCGTCACCGCGACCCTGGGCATTCCGGCACTGACGCCGGTGTACGGCGACGCCCCCGCGCCGTCCAACGACACGCTGCTCAAGGGCTACCGGCGCAAGGAGGTGACGCAGGCGCAGGTCACCGCCACGCATTTCTTCGACCAGGTGATGGGCGCCGACCGCCTGACGGTGATTGGCGAGATTGGCGTCACCCACGTTGGCGGCCTGGGTGGCGACGACGAACTGCGCTACGGCCGCAGCCCGGTGTTCGGCCAGGGCGCGCTGTATCCCGACAACAGCCTTTGCACTGGCAACAGCGCCACCCCGCAGTACTGCAACGACTCGGGCTTCGTCACCAGCACCGCCTGGGGCTATCAGGCGCGAGCGATCTGGGAGTACGCCAACCTCATCGACGGCGCCACCGTGCGCCCCAACCTTGCCTGGTCCCACGACGTCCACGGCTATGCCCCGGAGCCGGGTTTCAACCAGGGCGCGCGAGCGATCAGCGTCGGTATCGATGGCACCTACCTCAACACCTACAACATGAGCCTTTCCTACACGAACTTCTTCGGCGGTAAGTACAACGTGAATACCGACCGGGACTTCCTTGCCCTGAGCCTTGGCGTGTCGTTCTAA
- a CDS encoding DUF1329 domain-containing protein produces the protein MNKKLACASLFLLALPFSLQAAVPETEAAKLGNELTPLGALRAGNADGSIPAWDGGLPVNAGSRGADGRLSDPFAADKPLFTITAQNMAQYAANLTPGQRAMLQRYPDYHLTVYPSHRSATYPAEVLQAVASNARSASLAEGGNGLKDFRTTIPFPIPQSGVEALWNHITRYRGGSAQRLHVQATPTASGAYTPTYFQQQFSYRDQLTDYSPDKDNNVLFYYKQLVTAPARLAGDVVLVHETLDQVREPRMAWIYNAGQRRVRRAPQIAYDGPYPASDGLRVADNLDMFNGAPDRYEWKLVGKKEIYIPYNAFGLESTAHKYEDLVKPGHLNQDLMRYEKHRVWEVEGTLRPGERHIYARRVLFLDEDTWQAVLADHYDGRGTLWRVGESFMTPLYDKQIPWLGVEAIYDLINGRYLVSGMTNQEKTQVEFGFKASSVDYTPTALRNAGIR, from the coding sequence ATGAACAAGAAACTTGCGTGCGCTTCCCTGTTTCTCCTGGCCCTGCCCTTCAGCCTCCAGGCCGCCGTTCCGGAAACGGAAGCGGCGAAGCTGGGCAACGAACTCACCCCCTTGGGCGCGCTGCGAGCCGGTAACGCCGACGGCAGCATTCCGGCATGGGACGGTGGCTTGCCGGTCAATGCCGGCAGCCGTGGCGCCGATGGCCGGCTGAGCGACCCGTTCGCCGCCGACAAACCGCTGTTCACCATTACCGCGCAGAACATGGCGCAGTACGCGGCGAACCTGACACCCGGGCAACGCGCAATGCTCCAGCGTTACCCGGACTACCACCTCACCGTCTACCCGTCCCATCGCTCCGCGACCTACCCGGCCGAGGTGCTGCAGGCCGTGGCGAGCAATGCCCGCAGCGCCAGCCTGGCCGAGGGTGGCAACGGCCTGAAGGACTTCCGCACGACAATCCCCTTCCCTATTCCGCAAAGTGGCGTCGAGGCGCTGTGGAACCACATCACCCGCTACCGCGGCGGCAGCGCCCAGCGCCTGCATGTGCAGGCCACGCCCACCGCCAGCGGGGCCTACACGCCCACCTACTTCCAGCAGCAGTTCAGCTACCGCGACCAGTTGACCGACTACAGCCCCGACAAGGACAACAATGTCCTCTTCTACTACAAGCAACTGGTTACCGCGCCGGCACGCCTGGCCGGCGATGTGGTGCTGGTCCACGAAACCCTCGACCAGGTACGCGAACCGCGCATGGCCTGGATCTACAACGCCGGCCAGCGCCGTGTGCGGCGTGCCCCGCAGATTGCCTACGACGGCCCCTACCCGGCCTCTGACGGCCTGCGCGTGGCAGACAACCTGGACATGTTCAACGGCGCGCCGGACCGCTACGAGTGGAAGCTCGTGGGCAAGAAGGAGATCTACATCCCCTACAACGCCTTCGGCCTCGAATCCACCGCGCACAAGTACGAAGACCTGGTCAAACCTGGCCATCTCAATCAGGACCTGATGCGCTACGAGAAGCACCGCGTCTGGGAAGTCGAGGGCACGCTGCGTCCGGGTGAGCGGCACATCTACGCCCGTCGCGTACTGTTCCTCGACGAAGACACCTGGCAGGCCGTGCTCGCCGACCACTATGACGGCCGCGGCACGCTCTGGCGCGTTGGCGAAAGCTTCATGACGCCACTGTACGATAAGCAGATCCCCTGGCTCGGCGTAGAGGCGATCTACGACCTCATCAATGGCCGCTACCTGGTGTCGGGCATGACCAACCAGGAGAAGACTCAGGTGGAGTTCGGCTTCAAGGCCAGCAGCGTCGACTACACCCCTACCGCCCTGCGCAACGCAGGTATCCGCTGA